Proteins encoded in a region of the Nicotiana tomentosiformis chromosome 9, ASM39032v3, whole genome shotgun sequence genome:
- the LOC138898813 gene encoding uncharacterized protein: MAPFEVLYGRRCRSPIRWFEVGEAELIGPDLVHQAMENFRIIKERLRTAQSRQNSYLDVRRRDLEFKEDDWVFLKVSSMKGIILFGKKGKLSMRYVGAYKIIQRISQVAYKLELPPEMSLVHPIFHVSMLKKVVGDPSAIVPVENLEVNEELSHEEILVSILDRQVRRWVGLVTKETLEKVLGNLGS; encoded by the exons atggcaccatttgaggtattatatggtaggagatgtagatctcccattaggtGGTTCGAAGTTGGGGAAgctgagttgatagggccagacctcgtgcatcaggctatggaaaactTTAGAATCATTAAGGAACGGTTgagaactgctcagagtcgtcaaaattcctatttggatgttcgtcgcagagacttggagttcaaagaagatgattgggtatttctgAAGGTTTCCTCCATGAAGGGTATAATTCTATtcggaaagaaagggaaattgagtatGAGGTATGTCGGGGCATACAAAATCATCCAAAGGATcagtcaggtggcgtacaagcttgagctaccacctgagatgtcattagttcaccctatattccatgtgtctatgttgaagaaggtagttggagatccgtcagctattgtgccggttgaaaaccttgaggttaatgaagaattgtcacaTGAGGAAATTTTAGTttccattcttgatagacaagtccgaag GTGggtaggcctagttacaaaggaaactctggagaaagttttgggaaatttggggagttag